Genomic DNA from Peribacillus simplex:
TAGAAAGTGTTAAGTGAAATATTATGTAGAAAAGACAGCAGATTTCTATCGTAATTCTTTTTGTATATCTCACCTTAGTCGCAATAGTCCTTTAGTAACTAAGGGTTTAAAGTAATTTATAGCCCCTTTACCGGACAAGCACTCTTATGATTTTATCATTACACAACCAAGATAAAATCACAAACATCCGGACTTTACAACACGAAAATTTTGAATATTTTCAGTGAATTCAAGTTTTTTTCACTTTCTTGTAAATTATAGCAGAAGAAATGGTAGCATATTTTAATAAAAATATGTAAGCGGTTACTTTTAGGGACTATAAATTGGAGGGTACAATATGACATATACACAAAACTTTACAGTGGTAGGAGATAGCCTCGCTTTATCCGCTATCGTGGCAGTAATTCCAATACTTTATTTCTTCTGGGCATTGGCAGTGAAGAGAATGAAAGGGTATCGGGCAGGGCTCACGACGCTATTAATTGCTTTGATATTGGCGGTTATTGCATTTGGAATGCCAACACAAATGGCGATTATGTCTGCTACACACGGGGCGGTATACGGGGTTTTGCCTATTGGTTGGATCATTATCAGTTCAGTTTTCCTTTATAAATTAACCGTAAAAACAGGACAATTTGATATTATTCGTAATTCAGTTGTTTCACTTACGGAAGACCGTCGTCTTCAGGCACTATTGGTAGCGTTCTCATTTGGGGCATTTCTTGAAGGAGCCGCTGGTTTTGGTGCACCTGTTGCCATTTCTGCTGCACTTCTTGTTGGTCTTGGATTCAATCCTTTATATGCAGCTGGCTTGTGTTTAATTGCCAATACAGCACCGGTTGCATTTGGGGCAATAGGAGCACCAATTATCGCGCTTGAGGGACCTACCGGAATTTCCGCGATGGAGATTTCAAAAATGGTTGGACGCCAATTACCGTTTTTATCTGTAGTCATACCTTTTTATTTAATCGTGATTATGGCAGGCTTTAAAAAAGCCTTCGAAGTCATGCCTGCAATTTTAGTGACTGGTATTACTTTTGCAGTAACACAATTCTTAAGCTCTAACTTCCTTGGACCAGAACTTCCGGATATTTTATCGGCTCTTGTTTCATTACTTGCTTTAGCAGTTTTCCTGAAATTTTGGAAACCGAAAACCATCTTCCGTTTTTCAGCCGAACAAGAAATGGCTGCAACACTTGCTGTAAATGAACCTTCTAGCCACAAGCCAACTTATACTGGCGGACAAATTTTTAAAGCGTGGTCACCATTCCTAGTTTTAACGGGAGTAATCTCCCTTTGGGGTATTCCAACCATAAAGCAGGCACTAACAGGACACTATGAAGGAACAAATGTTGTTTTATCAACGATTAATTCTATAGGGCATGCATTATCGTTTATACCCAACGTTCCTTTATTAAATAATAAGATTATAAACGCTGCGGGAGAAACCATACCTGCCTTTTACAAGCTGGAATTGCTAGGTGCTGCTGGTACAGCGGTTCTGATTGCAGCAATCATTACGAAATATATTGTAAAAATTTCCTGGAAGGGTTGGTTAGTTACATTCGGTGAAACACTAAACGAACTTAAATTTCCCATTATCACAATAGCCTCTGTTGTAGGATACGCATATGTAACAAACTCTTCAGGAATGAGCACATCTATGGGTATGGTATTGGCGAAAACAGGACTTTTATTCCCTTTCTTCTCTCCTATACTAGGCTGGCTAGGAGTGTTCATTACTGGTTCTGATACATCGGCCAACTTACTATTCGGTAACATGCAAAAAGTTACAGCTACTTCAATAGGCATGGATCCAGTGCTCGCAGTGGCAGCGAACTCTTCAGGCGGAGTAACCGGAAAGATGATTTCGCCTCAATCAATTGCAGTAGCTTGCGCCGCAGTAGGCCTAGCAGGGAAAGAATCTGATTTGTTTCGCTTCACTATAAAGCATAGTATTATACTGGTGATTATTGTTGGAATCATGACATATTTACAGAATGGGGTGTTATCCTGGATGATTCCTTAAGTAAGATTGCAAAGCAAATATCTTTATTTAGAGTCAATATGAGTTGATAAAAATAAGAAAAACACCATTTAAAAGTCGCAAGTATGTCAAACGGCTTTAAGGTGGTGTTTTTTTCATTGGAAATGAAAGATAGCCTTCTGAGTTGAGCGGTCATAATAGTTAGGTAGATCAGTTTAGAACAAATACCTTTCTTCGTGAATAATGAAGGCTTAGCTGGCGCAACGACCAGATAAGAAATCATCAAAGATTTTATGTGGAATAAACTGCCAATGGGGAAGAGCATCAAATATGGATAGAAAATCGATCGGGCTTCGACTTAACCTGATAATGCAAAATCACTAATGCTGTGTGATACATTGGATCAGACATACCTGCATTTGGGGTTTACTTCATTTTAGTCAATAGTTTAACATAACAACCTTTGGAAAAAATGGAGGTTGTTTTTATGTAATTAAAAATAACAGATTTCAGAATATAGTAGTATAAACGGATAAAGACTAATTTGACAGAAAGCCCTATAGGGGCTGAATTTGAAAAGCAATTGAATGTGAAATTCAAGGGATTGGCAATCTTCAAAACCAATCAATACAGAAAAAAGGTTTCTGCTTTTTCCTAACAAAAAATCCTCTTTCAATTAGAAAATGAAAGAGGATTTTTTTATCCTGAAGAAGTCTACTATATCAATCAGTTAGCATCTTCCTCCTTGAAAACAAATAAGAAAAGTAAGCAAAAATAGGAGGATGAAAGTCAGCTTGCAAGGCATGGAAGATCCTTTATTAAATCTCCACCTTTTTTCATATCTTAAATCATTAAACCATTTTTGGGCACGCCACTTAATTGGTGTCCAAAATTCATCAAAAACTTCTCTGAATCCGACGACTTTTTTCCATTATATATACTCTCCAAACACATCTGATTTCCACAAATGAATCGCATGTCGTACTTTTTCAAAAACCTTCTCCAAATAAATTTCTGTAGTGGATAGCTGCACATGGCCCAGACTCTTCATAATCTGATAGACATCCACTCCATTTAAGTGAGAAATTATGGAAAAAGCATGCCTGAGTATATGAGGACCAATAGAAGAAGAACGAAACATCAAAAAAGGCAATCCACTCTCTTTAATGGCTTTTGTGATGTATTGAGACAAATAAGAGGGAGAGTAGGCGCGGCGGTATTGGTCGTAAAGAGCGGGTCGTCTCCTTCTGCAGCATCTTAGTCTAATTTTTTTACAGCATAGAGTATATTTCTTCTTATGCGAGAAATGATAAATCTGAGAGAAAGGGGGGCGTTTCATATTTTTTTCTCCGGTTTATTTAAAAGGAAACGTTATTCAAAATACCAGCAAACAAACCAAAATGTTTGTTCAGAAAAACTTAGTTCGATAGATCATTATCCGCTGTATCCTGATTTATCGATGAATATACAAGTACTTCAGCAGATGTTTCACCATGCTCCGGATTTGGTGATTCGCCACTTCGAATTCGGCGGAAAGGGAACAAAGGCAGCTTTAGTATACGTAGATGGTTTAACAGATAAAAATTCAATAAGCAATAACGTTCTAAGTGCCGTGATGCAATCCTCTTTCGACCCAAAGAAGGGATTGCCTACAACTGTAGGGGATGTTGAAGAAGTCCATTCATGGAAATCCGTTGAAAATGCACTTTTTGCAGGTGACAGCGCCTTATTCATCCAAGGGGAAACTAAGGCGTTTCTTTTGGATACAAAAGGATGGCCTCAAAGAGCGATTGAAGATCCGAAGTTAGAAACATCACTGAAAGGTGCCCACCAGGGATTTGTAGAGACCGGAAGTCAGAATGTAGCAATGTTGCGAAGGTATATTCCTAACCGAGAATTGATCATAAAGGAACTTACAGTCGGTGTTCGCGGAAAGTCAAAGGTCTTTATCGTTTATTTGGGAGATGTTGCTAGTGAAGAAGTACTGCAGGAACTTGAAGACAGAATCAAACAGATTCAAATGGACGTGGTAATCAATACTGGTGAACTATCTGAACTCATTGAAGATAACCCATATTCCCCGTTTCCTCAGTTTTTATTAACCGAGAGGCCGGACTCAGTAGCTTCACAAATCCTTCAAGGTCGATTTGCCGTTATCGTCGATCGTTCGCCATCTGTTTTAATTGCTCCGGTAACATTAATGTCTTTTCTTCAGAGTGTTGATGATTACAGCACACGCTGGTTAGCTGCATCATTGATACGGTTGCTGCGATTTTTCGCTTTTATGATCACATTATTTCTACCTGCAACATATGTAGCCATTATATCCTATAATTACGAAGTGATTCCTTTAAAGCTTTTTTTATCCATAGCCGAATCACGGATGGTTGTGCCCTTTCCGCCAATCATAGAAGCACTCCTGATGGAGGTTACCATTGAAATGATGAGAGAAGCAGGCGTTCGTCTTCCGGCTCCAATAGGCCAAACGGTTGGAATTGTGGGAGGAATTGTGATCGGACAGGCAGCTGTTCAGGCAGGTATAGTAAGCAATATTATGGTGATTGTCGTTTCTGCAACGGCAATCGGCTCATTTATCATTCCAAGTTATGACATGGGGACAGCTATCCGAATGCTGCGATTCCCCATGATGTTATTAGCAGTCATGTTTGGAAGTACCGGAATCATGATTGGTGCCATGACGTTGATTGCCCATTTAATTAGTCTTGAATCGCTGGGAACTCCGTATGCAAGCCCATTAGCTCCTTTCCGGTTTGCTGAT
This window encodes:
- a CDS encoding spore germination protein: MINLRERGAFHIFFSGLFKRKRYSKYQQTNQNVCSEKLSSIDHYPLYPDLSMNIQVLQQMFHHAPDLVIRHFEFGGKGTKAALVYVDGLTDKNSISNNVLSAVMQSSFDPKKGLPTTVGDVEEVHSWKSVENALFAGDSALFIQGETKAFLLDTKGWPQRAIEDPKLETSLKGAHQGFVETGSQNVAMLRRYIPNRELIIKELTVGVRGKSKVFIVYLGDVASEEVLQELEDRIKQIQMDVVINTGELSELIEDNPYSPFPQFLLTERPDSVASQILQGRFAVIVDRSPSVLIAPVTLMSFLQSVDDYSTRWLAASLIRLLRFFAFMITLFLPATYVAIISYNYEVIPLKLFLSIAESRMVVPFPPIIEALLMEVTIEMMREAGVRLPAPIGQTVGIVGGIVIGQAAVQAGIVSNIMVIVVSATAIGSFIIPSYDMGTAIRMLRFPMMLLAVMFGSTGIMIGAMTLIAHLISLESLGTPYASPLAPFRFADMKDSFIRFPLWKMITRPKSVRTIQSNRQGKPKR
- a CDS encoding L-lactate permease; this translates as MTYTQNFTVVGDSLALSAIVAVIPILYFFWALAVKRMKGYRAGLTTLLIALILAVIAFGMPTQMAIMSATHGAVYGVLPIGWIIISSVFLYKLTVKTGQFDIIRNSVVSLTEDRRLQALLVAFSFGAFLEGAAGFGAPVAISAALLVGLGFNPLYAAGLCLIANTAPVAFGAIGAPIIALEGPTGISAMEISKMVGRQLPFLSVVIPFYLIVIMAGFKKAFEVMPAILVTGITFAVTQFLSSNFLGPELPDILSALVSLLALAVFLKFWKPKTIFRFSAEQEMAATLAVNEPSSHKPTYTGGQIFKAWSPFLVLTGVISLWGIPTIKQALTGHYEGTNVVLSTINSIGHALSFIPNVPLLNNKIINAAGETIPAFYKLELLGAAGTAVLIAAIITKYIVKISWKGWLVTFGETLNELKFPIITIASVVGYAYVTNSSGMSTSMGMVLAKTGLLFPFFSPILGWLGVFITGSDTSANLLFGNMQKVTATSIGMDPVLAVAANSSGGVTGKMISPQSIAVACAAVGLAGKESDLFRFTIKHSIILVIIVGIMTYLQNGVLSWMIP
- a CDS encoding tyrosine-type recombinase/integrase; the encoded protein is MKRPPFSQIYHFSHKKKYTLCCKKIRLRCCRRRRPALYDQYRRAYSPSYLSQYITKAIKESGLPFLMFRSSSIGPHILRHAFSIISHLNGVDVYQIMKSLGHVQLSTTEIYLEKVFEKVRHAIHLWKSDVFGEYI